The Benincasa hispida cultivar B227 chromosome 9, ASM972705v1, whole genome shotgun sequence genome has a segment encoding these proteins:
- the LOC120086843 gene encoding uncharacterized protein LOC120086843 isoform X2, whose protein sequence is MGEHEGWAQPPSGLLPNGLLPDEAATVMRMLDSERWSKAEERTAELIACIQPNPPSEERRNAVADYVQRLIMKCFPCQVFTFGSVPLKTYLPDGDIDLTAFSKNQNLKETWAHQVRDMLESEEKNENAEFRVKEVQYIKAEVKIIKCLVENIVVDISFDQLGGLCTLCFLEEVDHLINQNHLFKRSIILIKAWCYYESRILGAHHGLISTYALETLVLYIFHVFNNSFAGPLEVLYRFLEFFSKFDWDNFCVSLWGPVPISSLPDVTAEPPRKDGGELLLSKLFLEACSAVYAVFPGGQENQGQPFVSKHFNVIDPLRVNNNLGRSVSKGNFFRIRSAFAFGAKRLARLFECPREDILGELNQFFLNTWERHGSGQRPDVPKTELKYLRLSNPEHLHGSENLRNKTNSKRNENSSVRETQDIESHGSHAMNSVQGNSPLESASRNDTSTTSRNQAQRSSGSSNNSRSSDHSRKETIYSQGILVDRSQRYAKPENHVNDVQGRFLFARTRSSPELTDTYSEVSSPSRRNRVPESGKAHSNRTDANRRKNLESDNVDTHLRSSTDEPSIVRHIPTRQSIDATGDSNSGSNSYQDESGLGTVGEDFASISGTLAMHQEEQDLVNLMASSTAHNFNGQVHLPLNLTTGHLPLPLPSSVLAPMGYAPRNLGGMVPTNIPLIETPWGANMHFPQGFVPSPLTHYFPGMGLTTSSEDGIESGNENFSSVEMNSREGDQDFWNEQDRNSTVGFEHDNGGFDGPQSDDKQQSTSGGFNFSPSFRMSVSGSTAAVHKKHAKENRVATKDGTTSTYQDDRENEACYDDRPSSFRPSTGVAHTSGLRNKITTESSWDELSSRASKSSREKRGWKSNTFDLPSYGKGKNVSEHSCTVTDEDSRDWSHSPSLGTELAEISGGPQSIASMHATRHQITGLEPPHTTGSDPLIPLAPVLLGPGSRQRAVDNSGVVPFAFYPTGPPVPFVTMLPVYNFPSETGTSDASTSHFSEDSLDNADSSQSIDLSEGHNKSDVLTLTNPMRGTSFIESLEPKPDILNSDFASHWQNLQYGRFCQNSRHPSPVIYPSPVVVPPVYLQGRFPWDGPGRPLSANMNLFTLGYGSRLVPVAPLQSVSNRPNIYQHYIDEMPRHRSGTGTYLPNPASTRERQNARRGNFSYDRSDSHGERDGNWSINSKSRASGRRGQVDKPNSRLDRLSASENRVERGWSSHRHDSLPYQSQNGPIRSNSSQSGSTSMAYGMYPLPSMNPGVVSSNGPSMPSVVMLYPLDHNGGYGSPAEQLEFGSLGPVGFSNVNDVSQMNEGGRMSRAFEDQRFHGSSNQRTSLEEPPSPHLQR, encoded by the exons ATGGGCGAACATGAGGGGTGGGCACAGCCACCAAGTGGGCTTTTGCCCAACGGTCTTTTGCCCGATGAGGCAGCTACGGTCATGCGAATGCTTGATTCCGAGAGATGGTCGAAGGCGGAGGAGCGAACTGCCGAGCTTATTGCCTGCATTCAGCCCAATCCACCCTCTGAAGAGCGGCGAAATGCTGTTGCAGACTATGTGCAGCGGCTGATCATGAAATGCTTCCCTTGCCAG GTGTTCACCTTTGGGTCTGTTCCCCTGAAAACATATTTGCCTGATGGAGACATTGACTTAACAGCATTTAGCAAGAACCAAAATTTGAAGGAGACATGGGCCCATCAGGTTCGGGATATGCTTGAAAGTGAGGAGAAGAATGAGAATGCTGAATTTcgtgtaaaagaagttcaatacatTAAAGCTGAG GTTAAGATAATCAAGTGCCTGGTGGAAAATATAGTTGTAGACATCTCATTTGATCAGCTAGGGGGATTGTGCACCCTTTGTTTTCTGGAGGAG gttgATCATTTAATAAACCAAAACCACTTATTCAAGCGTAGTATTATATTGATCAAAGCTTGGTGCTATTATGAGAGTCGGATATTGGGCGCACACCATGGACTTATATCTACTTATGCCTTGGAAACGTTGGTCCTCTACATATTTCACGTGTTCAACAATTCCTTTGCTGGTCCCCTTGAG GTTCTTTATCGGTTTTTAGAGTTCTTTAGCAAGTTTGACTGGGATAATTTTTGTGTTAGCCTATGGGGTCCTGTACCTATTAGTTCCCTACCAGATGTGACAG CTGAACCTCCGCGTAAAGATGGTGGTGAATTACTTCTCAGCAAGTTATTTCTTGAAGCATGCAGTGCAGTATATGCTGTTTTTCCTGGGGGCCAAGAAAATCAAGGGCAGCCGTTTGTTTCTAAACATTTTAATGTAATAGATCCTTTGCGTGTTAACAACAACCTTGGGCGTAGTGTAAGTAAAg GTAACTTCTTCAGGATACGCAGTGCATTTGCATTTGGAGCTAAAAGGTTGGCAAGATTGTTCGAGTGCCCTAGAGAAGATATTCTTGGAGaactaaatcaattttttttgaaCACTTGGGAGAGACATGGCAGTGGCCAACGCCCTGATGTTCcaaaaactgaattgaagtacttGAGATTATCAAATCCAGAGCATTTACATGGTTCTGAGAATCTCAGAAACAAAACGAACAGCAAAAGAAATGAGAATTCATCTGTTCGTGAAACCCAAGATATAGAGTCCCATGGCTCTCATGCTATGAACTCAGTACAAGGTAATTCTCCCTTGGAAAGTGCTTCTAGAAATGACACTTCGACGACTTCTCGTAATCAAGCCCAAAGGAGTTCTGGCAGCTCAAACAACTCAAGGTCCTCTGATCATAGTAGGAAAGAAACGATCTACAGTCAAGGTATTCTTGTAGATAGAAGTCAGAGATATGCTAAACCTGAGAACCATGTGAATGATGTACAGGGAAGGTTTCTGTTTGCAAGGACGCGTTCTAGCCCAGAGCTGACTGACACCTACAGTGAAGTTTCATCTCCATCAAGGCGTAACAGAGTTCCTGAAAGTGGGAAAGCCCATTCTAACAGAACAGATGCCAACAGGAGGAAGAACCTTGAATCTGATAATGTGGACACCCACTTGAGATCTTCAACTGACGAACCATCAATTGTTAGGCATATCCCAACCCGTCAGAGCATTGATGCTACTGGTGATTCCAACAGTGGTTCAAATAGTTACCAGGATGAGTCTGGCCTTGGGACTGTTGGCGAGGATTTTGCTTCTATTTCAGGGACATTAGCGATGCATCAGGAGGAGCAAGATCTTGTTAACTTGATGGCATCATCTACAGCCCATAATTTTAATGGACAGGTTCATCTGCCACTGAATTTGACGACAGGTCACCTACCTCTTCCATTACCTTCTTCTGTTTTAGCACCTATGGGCTATGCTCCAAGGAACTTGGGAGGAATGGTACCCACCAATATTCCATTGATTGAGACTCCTTGGGGTGCAAATATGCATTTTCCACAAGGATTTGTTCCTTCTCCGTTGACTCACTATTTTCCTGGCATGGGATTGACCACAAGTTCAGAAGATGGCATTGAGTCAGGCAATGAAAATTTTAGTTCTGTAGAAATGAATTCAAGAGAGGGCGATCAAGACTTTTGGAATGAGCAAGATAGGAATTCTACTGTTGGGTTTGAGCATGACAATGGGGGATTTGATGGGCCTCAGTCGGATGATAAGCAACAGTCTACTTCTGGAGGTTTTAACTTTAGTCCTTCATTCCGAATGTCTGTATCTGGCAGTACTGCTGCTGTTCATAAAAAGCATGCCAAAGAAAATAGGGTTGCAACGAAGGATGGGACGACAAGTACTTATCAAGATGACAGAGAGAATGAAGCATGTTATGATGACAGACCATCATCTTTTAGGCCATCTACTGGTGTTGCACACACTAGTGGCCTAAGAAACAAGATCACCACAGAAAGTTCTTGGGATGAGTTGTCTTCAAGAGCCTCAAAATCATCTAGAGAGAAACGGGGATGGAAATCAAATACCTTTGACCTGCCATCTTATGGGAAAGGCAAAAATGTTTCTGAACATTCATGTACTGTGACTGATGAAGATAGCAGAGATTGGAGTCACTCACCTAGTTTGGGTACTGAATTGGCTGAAATAAGTGGTGGACCTCAATCAATAGCATCCATGCATGCCACAAGGCATCAAATTACTGGACTTGAACCACCTCATACAACTGGGTCAGATCCACTAATACCTCTTGCTCCTGTGCTCTTGGGCCCAGGTTCTAGGCAAAGAGCTGTCGATAATTCAGGGGTGGTTCCTTTTGCATTTTATCCTACAGGGCCACCTGTCCCCTTTGTTACAATGCTTCCAGTATATAATTTTCCATCAGAGACAGGAACTTCGGATGCTTCAACTAGTCATTTCAGCGAGGACTCCTTGGATAATGCTGATTCTTCTCAGAGTATTGATTTGTCTGAAGGACACAATAAGTCTGATGTTTTAACCCTCACCAATCCTATGAGGGGGACTTCCTTTATTGAATCTTTAGAACCCAAACCTGACATTCTTAATAGCGATTTTGCTAGTCATTGGCAAAATCTGCAATATGGGCGGTTTTGCCAAAATTCTCGGCATCCATCACCCGTGATTTATCCTTCACCTGTTGTTGTACCTCCTGTCTACCTACAGGGTCGTTTTCCATGGGATGGGCCTGGAAGACCTCTTTCTGCCAACATGAATTTGTTTACTCTGGGTTATGGGTCTCGTTTAGTCCCTGTTGCTCCTCTTCAGTCTGTTTCTAACAGGCCTAATATATATCAGCATTACATTGATGAAATGCCAAGACATCGCAGCGGGACTGGAACATACTTGCCAAATCCT GCATCAACGCGTGAACGGCAGAATGCCAGACGAGGAAACTTCAGCTATGATAGAAGTGATAGTCATGGTGAAAGAGATGGAAACTGGAGCATCAATTCAAAATCACGAGCTTCTGGTCGCCGTGGCCAAGTCGACAAGCCAAATTCCAGGTTAGATCGCTTGTCTGCTAGTGAGAATCGTGTTGAAAGGGGTTGGAGCTCACATAGGCACGACTCCTTGCCTTACCAATCCCAGAATGGTCCGATCCGCTCAAACTCCTCACAGAGTGGTTCCACTAGTATGGCATATGGCATGTATCCGCTACCAAGCATGAATCCAGGCGTGGTGTCTTCTAATGGACCTTCCATGCCCTCTGTTGTGATGCTTTATCCTTTGGATCATAATGGCGGGTATGGCTCACCTGCAGAACAGCTCGAGTTTGGATCTCTTGGACCTGTAGGTTTTTCTAATGTAAACGATGTGTCACAAATGAACGAGGGAGGAAGAATGAGTAGGGCATTCGAGGATCAAAGATTTCATGGTAGCTCAAATCAACGGACTTCTCTCGAAGAACCTCCTTCACCTCATCTTCAGAGGTAG
- the LOC120086843 gene encoding uncharacterized protein LOC120086843 isoform X1: MGEHEGWAQPPSGLLPNGLLPDEAATVMRMLDSERWSKAEERTAELIACIQPNPPSEERRNAVADYVQRLIMKCFPCQVFTFGSVPLKTYLPDGDIDLTAFSKNQNLKETWAHQVRDMLESEEKNENAEFRVKEVQYIKAEVKIIKCLVENIVVDISFDQLGGLCTLCFLEEVDHLINQNHLFKRSIILIKAWCYYESRILGAHHGLISTYALETLVLYIFHVFNNSFAGPLEVLYRFLEFFSKFDWDNFCVSLWGPVPISSLPDVTAEPPRKDGGELLLSKLFLEACSAVYAVFPGGQENQGQPFVSKHFNVIDPLRVNNNLGRSVSKGNFFRIRSAFAFGAKRLARLFECPREDILGELNQFFLNTWERHGSGQRPDVPKTELKYLRLSNPEHLHGSENLRNKTNSKRNENSSVRETQDIESHGSHAMNSVQGNSPLESASRNDTSTTSRNQAQRSSGSSNNSRSSDHSRKETIYSQGILVDRSQRYAKPENHVNDVQGRFLFARTRSSPELTDTYSEVSSPSRRNRVPESGKAHSNRTDANRRKNLESDNVDTHLRSSTDEPSIVRHIPTRQSIDATGDSNSGSNSYQDESGLGTVGEDFASISGTLAMHQEEQDLVNLMASSTAHNFNGQVHLPLNLTTGHLPLPLPSSVLAPMGYAPRNLGGMVPTNIPLIETPWGANMHFPQGFVPSPLTHYFPGMGLTTSSEDGIESGNENFSSVEMNSREGDQDFWNEQDRNSTVGFEHDNGGFDGPQSDDKQQSTSGGFNFSPSFRMSVSGSTAAVHKKHAKENRVATKDGTTSTYQDDRENEACYDDRPSSFRPSTGVAHTSGLRNKITTESSWDELSSRASKSSREKRGWKSNTFDLPSYGKGKNVSEHSCTVTDEDSRDWSHSPSLGTELAEISGGPQSIASMHATRHQITGLEPPHTTGSDPLIPLAPVLLGPGSRQRAVDNSGVVPFAFYPTGPPVPFVTMLPVYNFPSETGTSDASTSHFSEDSLDNADSSQSIDLSEGHNKSDVLTLTNPMRGTSFIESLEPKPDILNSDFASHWQNLQYGRFCQNSRHPSPVIYPSPVVVPPVYLQGRFPWDGPGRPLSANMNLFTLGYGSRLVPVAPLQSVSNRPNIYQHYIDEMPRHRSGTGTYLPNPKASTRERQNARRGNFSYDRSDSHGERDGNWSINSKSRASGRRGQVDKPNSRLDRLSASENRVERGWSSHRHDSLPYQSQNGPIRSNSSQSGSTSMAYGMYPLPSMNPGVVSSNGPSMPSVVMLYPLDHNGGYGSPAEQLEFGSLGPVGFSNVNDVSQMNEGGRMSRAFEDQRFHGSSNQRTSLEEPPSPHLQR, from the exons ATGGGCGAACATGAGGGGTGGGCACAGCCACCAAGTGGGCTTTTGCCCAACGGTCTTTTGCCCGATGAGGCAGCTACGGTCATGCGAATGCTTGATTCCGAGAGATGGTCGAAGGCGGAGGAGCGAACTGCCGAGCTTATTGCCTGCATTCAGCCCAATCCACCCTCTGAAGAGCGGCGAAATGCTGTTGCAGACTATGTGCAGCGGCTGATCATGAAATGCTTCCCTTGCCAG GTGTTCACCTTTGGGTCTGTTCCCCTGAAAACATATTTGCCTGATGGAGACATTGACTTAACAGCATTTAGCAAGAACCAAAATTTGAAGGAGACATGGGCCCATCAGGTTCGGGATATGCTTGAAAGTGAGGAGAAGAATGAGAATGCTGAATTTcgtgtaaaagaagttcaatacatTAAAGCTGAG GTTAAGATAATCAAGTGCCTGGTGGAAAATATAGTTGTAGACATCTCATTTGATCAGCTAGGGGGATTGTGCACCCTTTGTTTTCTGGAGGAG gttgATCATTTAATAAACCAAAACCACTTATTCAAGCGTAGTATTATATTGATCAAAGCTTGGTGCTATTATGAGAGTCGGATATTGGGCGCACACCATGGACTTATATCTACTTATGCCTTGGAAACGTTGGTCCTCTACATATTTCACGTGTTCAACAATTCCTTTGCTGGTCCCCTTGAG GTTCTTTATCGGTTTTTAGAGTTCTTTAGCAAGTTTGACTGGGATAATTTTTGTGTTAGCCTATGGGGTCCTGTACCTATTAGTTCCCTACCAGATGTGACAG CTGAACCTCCGCGTAAAGATGGTGGTGAATTACTTCTCAGCAAGTTATTTCTTGAAGCATGCAGTGCAGTATATGCTGTTTTTCCTGGGGGCCAAGAAAATCAAGGGCAGCCGTTTGTTTCTAAACATTTTAATGTAATAGATCCTTTGCGTGTTAACAACAACCTTGGGCGTAGTGTAAGTAAAg GTAACTTCTTCAGGATACGCAGTGCATTTGCATTTGGAGCTAAAAGGTTGGCAAGATTGTTCGAGTGCCCTAGAGAAGATATTCTTGGAGaactaaatcaattttttttgaaCACTTGGGAGAGACATGGCAGTGGCCAACGCCCTGATGTTCcaaaaactgaattgaagtacttGAGATTATCAAATCCAGAGCATTTACATGGTTCTGAGAATCTCAGAAACAAAACGAACAGCAAAAGAAATGAGAATTCATCTGTTCGTGAAACCCAAGATATAGAGTCCCATGGCTCTCATGCTATGAACTCAGTACAAGGTAATTCTCCCTTGGAAAGTGCTTCTAGAAATGACACTTCGACGACTTCTCGTAATCAAGCCCAAAGGAGTTCTGGCAGCTCAAACAACTCAAGGTCCTCTGATCATAGTAGGAAAGAAACGATCTACAGTCAAGGTATTCTTGTAGATAGAAGTCAGAGATATGCTAAACCTGAGAACCATGTGAATGATGTACAGGGAAGGTTTCTGTTTGCAAGGACGCGTTCTAGCCCAGAGCTGACTGACACCTACAGTGAAGTTTCATCTCCATCAAGGCGTAACAGAGTTCCTGAAAGTGGGAAAGCCCATTCTAACAGAACAGATGCCAACAGGAGGAAGAACCTTGAATCTGATAATGTGGACACCCACTTGAGATCTTCAACTGACGAACCATCAATTGTTAGGCATATCCCAACCCGTCAGAGCATTGATGCTACTGGTGATTCCAACAGTGGTTCAAATAGTTACCAGGATGAGTCTGGCCTTGGGACTGTTGGCGAGGATTTTGCTTCTATTTCAGGGACATTAGCGATGCATCAGGAGGAGCAAGATCTTGTTAACTTGATGGCATCATCTACAGCCCATAATTTTAATGGACAGGTTCATCTGCCACTGAATTTGACGACAGGTCACCTACCTCTTCCATTACCTTCTTCTGTTTTAGCACCTATGGGCTATGCTCCAAGGAACTTGGGAGGAATGGTACCCACCAATATTCCATTGATTGAGACTCCTTGGGGTGCAAATATGCATTTTCCACAAGGATTTGTTCCTTCTCCGTTGACTCACTATTTTCCTGGCATGGGATTGACCACAAGTTCAGAAGATGGCATTGAGTCAGGCAATGAAAATTTTAGTTCTGTAGAAATGAATTCAAGAGAGGGCGATCAAGACTTTTGGAATGAGCAAGATAGGAATTCTACTGTTGGGTTTGAGCATGACAATGGGGGATTTGATGGGCCTCAGTCGGATGATAAGCAACAGTCTACTTCTGGAGGTTTTAACTTTAGTCCTTCATTCCGAATGTCTGTATCTGGCAGTACTGCTGCTGTTCATAAAAAGCATGCCAAAGAAAATAGGGTTGCAACGAAGGATGGGACGACAAGTACTTATCAAGATGACAGAGAGAATGAAGCATGTTATGATGACAGACCATCATCTTTTAGGCCATCTACTGGTGTTGCACACACTAGTGGCCTAAGAAACAAGATCACCACAGAAAGTTCTTGGGATGAGTTGTCTTCAAGAGCCTCAAAATCATCTAGAGAGAAACGGGGATGGAAATCAAATACCTTTGACCTGCCATCTTATGGGAAAGGCAAAAATGTTTCTGAACATTCATGTACTGTGACTGATGAAGATAGCAGAGATTGGAGTCACTCACCTAGTTTGGGTACTGAATTGGCTGAAATAAGTGGTGGACCTCAATCAATAGCATCCATGCATGCCACAAGGCATCAAATTACTGGACTTGAACCACCTCATACAACTGGGTCAGATCCACTAATACCTCTTGCTCCTGTGCTCTTGGGCCCAGGTTCTAGGCAAAGAGCTGTCGATAATTCAGGGGTGGTTCCTTTTGCATTTTATCCTACAGGGCCACCTGTCCCCTTTGTTACAATGCTTCCAGTATATAATTTTCCATCAGAGACAGGAACTTCGGATGCTTCAACTAGTCATTTCAGCGAGGACTCCTTGGATAATGCTGATTCTTCTCAGAGTATTGATTTGTCTGAAGGACACAATAAGTCTGATGTTTTAACCCTCACCAATCCTATGAGGGGGACTTCCTTTATTGAATCTTTAGAACCCAAACCTGACATTCTTAATAGCGATTTTGCTAGTCATTGGCAAAATCTGCAATATGGGCGGTTTTGCCAAAATTCTCGGCATCCATCACCCGTGATTTATCCTTCACCTGTTGTTGTACCTCCTGTCTACCTACAGGGTCGTTTTCCATGGGATGGGCCTGGAAGACCTCTTTCTGCCAACATGAATTTGTTTACTCTGGGTTATGGGTCTCGTTTAGTCCCTGTTGCTCCTCTTCAGTCTGTTTCTAACAGGCCTAATATATATCAGCATTACATTGATGAAATGCCAAGACATCGCAGCGGGACTGGAACATACTTGCCAAATCCT AAGGCATCAACGCGTGAACGGCAGAATGCCAGACGAGGAAACTTCAGCTATGATAGAAGTGATAGTCATGGTGAAAGAGATGGAAACTGGAGCATCAATTCAAAATCACGAGCTTCTGGTCGCCGTGGCCAAGTCGACAAGCCAAATTCCAGGTTAGATCGCTTGTCTGCTAGTGAGAATCGTGTTGAAAGGGGTTGGAGCTCACATAGGCACGACTCCTTGCCTTACCAATCCCAGAATGGTCCGATCCGCTCAAACTCCTCACAGAGTGGTTCCACTAGTATGGCATATGGCATGTATCCGCTACCAAGCATGAATCCAGGCGTGGTGTCTTCTAATGGACCTTCCATGCCCTCTGTTGTGATGCTTTATCCTTTGGATCATAATGGCGGGTATGGCTCACCTGCAGAACAGCTCGAGTTTGGATCTCTTGGACCTGTAGGTTTTTCTAATGTAAACGATGTGTCACAAATGAACGAGGGAGGAAGAATGAGTAGGGCATTCGAGGATCAAAGATTTCATGGTAGCTCAAATCAACGGACTTCTCTCGAAGAACCTCCTTCACCTCATCTTCAGAGGTAG